The following coding sequences lie in one Mercenaria mercenaria strain notata chromosome 5, MADL_Memer_1, whole genome shotgun sequence genomic window:
- the LOC123558394 gene encoding serine-rich adhesin for platelets-like, with protein sequence MPALSITDCIFECAMRPRCKAVNFKGRILCELLLSDNNTDQGHCDFVRKSDMVISNIPCGGCSDDQKCDLPSGQCVFAATNVTESVTDTLTGSTTDSTKESTADSVKESTTTSVTESMTNSIVGSTADSTADSTPDTVAESTTSSMSESMTNTIIRSTTDSVTESVAEPVSESTTKYVTESTTNTITGSTINYMTESSTDSAGASTTDSVTVSTTEYTVASTTGSGTESTTDFAVVSTTDSMTESQTDFTGASTTYSVTESTTHTTVETTTDSVTGSTTDSAVASTTDSVTESTTDFTVETTTDYVTESATDSAQASTTDSVTESTTDFTVETTTDSVTESATDSAQASTTDSVTKSTDFAVASTTGSVTESSTDFAIISTAESAVASRTDSVIESTTHFTVETITDSVTESKTDSAQASTTDSVTESTTDFTVETTTDNVTESTTDFAGASSTDSVTQSTSDSTVALTTDSVTESTTDSTVASTADSVTESTTDSTVASTTNYVTESTTDSTVASTTDFLTLSTTDSTVASTTYFLRQSTPDSTVALTTDSVTQSTTDFTVASTTDSVTQSTKDFAVASTADLVTQLATESTMTASTTAYVVDSKISTITESSINSVTETPKGSVTDTLNDQAELKTNCYSVSVQATDEWCMTNCNFVPPYCPAGFCECN encoded by the exons ATGCCTGCCCTCTCGATAACTGACTGTATCTTTGAGTGTGCAATGCGTCCACGTTGTAAAGCTGTAAATTTTAAAGGTCGTATATTGTGTGAACTACTACTGAGTGACAACAATACAGATCAGGGACACTGTGATTTTGTAAGAAAATCTGACATGGTGATAAGTAAT ATACCGTGCGGAGGCTGCAGTGATGACCAGAAATGCGATTTACCAAGTGGGCAGTGTGTTTTCGCAG CAACCAACGTTACGGAATCAGTAACAGATACCTTGACAGGATCAACAACTGATTCCACGAAAGAGTCAACTGCGGATTCTGTGAAAGAATCAACAACAACTTCAGTGACAGAATCAATGACAAATAGCATAGTAGGATCTACAGCAGATTCTACTGCAGATTCAACACCTGATACCGTGGCAGAATCAACAACAAGTTCCATGAGCGAATCAATGACAAATACCATAATAAGATCAACAACAGATTCCGTGACAGAGTCAGTAGCAGAGCCTGTGTCAGAATCAACAACAAAGTATGTGACAGAATCAACGACAAATACCATAACAGGTTCAACTATTAATTACATGACAGAGTCATCAACAGATTCCGCAGGAGCATCAACAACAGATTCTGTGACAGTTTCAACAACTGAATACACAGTAGCATCAACAACAGGCTCTGGGACAGAGTCAACAACGGATTTCGCAGTAGTATCAACAACAGATTCTATGACAGAGTCACAAACGGATTTCACAGGAGCATCAACAACATATTCTGTGACAGAATCAACAACGCATACCACAGTAGAAACAACAACCGATTCTGTGACAGGATCAACAACAGATTCGGCAGTAGCATCAACAACAGATTCTGTGACAGAGTCAACAACGGATTTCACAGTAGAAACAACAACAGATTATGTGACAGAATCAGCAACAGATTCCGCACAAGCATCAACAACAGATTCTGTGACAGAGTCAACAACGGATTTCACAGTAGAAACAACAACAGATTCTGTGACAGAATCAGCAACAGATTCCGCACAAGCATCAACAACAGATTCTGTGACAAAGTCAACGGATTTCGCAGTAGCATCAACAACAGGTTCTGTGACAGAGTCATCAACGGATTTTGCAATAATATCAACAGCAGAATCGGCAGTAGCATCAAGAACAGATTCTGTTATAGAGTCAACAACGCATTTCACAGTAGAAACAATAACAGATTCTGTGACAGAGTCAAAAACAGATTCCGCACAAGCATCAACAACCGATTCTGTGACAGAATCAACAACGGATTTCACAGTAGAAACAACAACAGATAATGTGACAGAGTCAACAACGGATTTCGCAGGAGCATCATCAACAGATTCTGTGACACAGTCAACATCGGATTCCACAGTAGCATTAACAACAGATTCTGTGACAGAGTCTACAACGGATTCCACAGTAGCATCAACAGCAGATTCCGTGACAGAGTCAACAACGGATTCCACAGTAGCATCAACAACAAATTATGTGACAGAGTCAACAACGGATTCCACAGTAGCATCAACAACAGATTTTTTGACACTTTCGACAACGGATTCCACAGTAGCatcaacaacatattttttgAGACAGTCAACACCGGATTCCACAGTAGCATTAACAACAGATTCTGTGACACAGTCAACAACGGATTTCACAGTAGCATCAACAACAGATTCTGTGACACAGTCAACAAAAGATTTCGCAGTAGCATCAACAGCAGATTTGGTGACACAGTTAGCAACGGAATCTACAATGACAGCATCTACAACTGCTTATGTGGTAGATTCAAAGATAAGTACAATAACAGAATCATCAATAAATTCCGTGACAGAAACACCAAAAGGCTCTGTGACAGACACACTAAACGATCAAGCCGAACTTAAAACTAACTGTTATTCCGTGAGTGTACAAGCAACTGATGAATGGTGCATGACTAATTGTAACTTTGTTCCTCCTTACTGTCCAGCTGGCTTTTGTGAATGTAACTGA